One window of Nostoc sp. C052 genomic DNA carries:
- a CDS encoding type II toxin-antitoxin system death-on-curing family toxin: MVLELYHRIVEQSGGSAGISNMGGLESAIAQPQMTFAGEELYPTIAEKASALGFSLIKNHPFIDGNKRVGHAAMEVFLVLNSFEINATVDKQEQVILQVASGELGRDEFT; this comes from the coding sequence ATGGTCTTGGAACTCTATCATCGCATAGTTGAGCAGTCAGGTGGATCGGCTGGCATTTCCAATATGGGTGGATTGGAATCAGCGATCGCTCAACCACAAATGACTTTTGCTGGTGAGGAACTTTACCCTACAATAGCTGAGAAGGCTTCTGCTCTTGGTTTTTCCCTGATTAAAAATCATCCTTTCATCGATGGTAATAAACGTGTTGGTCACGCTGCGATGGAAGTATTTCTAGTGTTGAATAGTTTTGAGATTAACGCAACGGTGGACAAACAAGAGCAGGTAATTTTACAAGTTGCATCTGGTGAGTTGGGACGGGACGAATTTACCTAA
- a CDS encoding DNA-binding protein, whose product MNSITMQVPDERLLKLQETANNLGISIEELVLIGIEEILDKPNASFKGAMNYVLKKNTEFYKRLA is encoded by the coding sequence ATGAACAGCATTACCATGCAAGTTCCTGATGAGCGTTTGTTGAAGTTGCAAGAAACCGCCAATAACCTTGGTATATCAATAGAAGAATTAGTGCTAATAGGTATTGAAGAAATACTAGATAAACCAAACGCATCTTTCAAAGGTGCGATGAATTACGTACTCAAGAAAAACACTGAATTTTACAAGCGGTTGGCGTGA
- the lysS gene encoding lysine--tRNA ligase, with the protein MSEEDIRAARLEKVEQLKQLGTNPYAYRWESTHHAAQLQEKFADLVSGEEVDLEVSIAGRIMARRVFGKLAFFTLQDETGTIQLYLDKNRIQEGMADIDADAFNHLKQLTDAGDILGAKGTIKRTEKGELSVYVKQYTILTKSLLPLPDKWHGLTDVAKRYRQRYVDLIVNPEVRQTFRRRAQITAGIRRYLEERDFLEIETPVLQSETGGADARPFITYHNTLEMELYLRIATELHLKRLIVGGFEKVFELGRVFRNEGISTRHNPEFTTIEVYQAYADYNDMMALTEGIITTVAQEVLGTLEITYQGEPINLTPPWRRVTMHDLVKEFTGLDFNSFQSLEDAKIASKNAGIPGIDEAQSIGKLLNLAFEEKVEANLIQPTFVIDYPVEISPLAKPHRSVPGLVERFELFIVGRETGNSFSELTDPIDQRERFEAQAARKAAGDLEAQGVDEDFLTALEYGMPPTGGLGIGIDRLVMLLTDCASIRDAIAFPLLKPEKLESSPD; encoded by the coding sequence ATGTCGGAAGAAGATATCCGAGCCGCCAGGCTGGAGAAAGTAGAACAACTCAAGCAGCTAGGGACTAACCCTTATGCCTATCGTTGGGAATCTACCCATCATGCAGCGCAGTTGCAAGAAAAGTTTGCCGATTTAGTCAGTGGTGAAGAAGTTGATTTAGAAGTTTCCATAGCTGGACGCATTATGGCGCGTCGCGTTTTTGGTAAATTGGCTTTCTTCACTTTGCAAGACGAAACCGGTACAATTCAGCTTTATCTGGATAAAAATCGCATTCAAGAAGGTATGGCAGATATTGATGCCGATGCCTTCAATCACTTAAAACAACTTACAGATGCAGGCGACATCCTGGGAGCCAAAGGTACTATTAAACGGACTGAAAAGGGCGAGTTATCTGTCTACGTTAAACAATATACTATCCTCACTAAATCCCTGTTGCCCCTACCCGACAAATGGCATGGATTAACGGATGTTGCCAAGCGCTACCGTCAGCGTTACGTTGACTTGATTGTAAACCCGGAAGTGCGACAAACTTTCCGCCGTCGCGCTCAAATTACTGCTGGTATTCGTCGCTATTTAGAAGAACGGGATTTTCTAGAAATTGAAACGCCAGTTTTGCAAAGTGAGACTGGGGGTGCAGATGCACGTCCATTTATCACTTACCACAACACTTTAGAAATGGAATTGTATCTGCGAATTGCCACAGAACTCCATCTCAAACGGTTGATTGTGGGTGGTTTTGAAAAGGTGTTTGAATTGGGGCGAGTTTTCCGCAATGAGGGAATTTCAACTCGACACAATCCCGAATTTACGACGATTGAAGTTTACCAAGCCTACGCCGACTACAACGATATGATGGCGCTGACTGAGGGGATTATTACCACTGTCGCCCAAGAGGTACTCGGCACATTGGAAATTACCTACCAAGGGGAACCTATAAATTTAACACCACCTTGGCGACGGGTGACAATGCACGATTTAGTTAAAGAATTTACAGGTTTGGATTTTAATTCATTCCAAAGTTTGGAAGATGCCAAAATAGCAAGTAAAAATGCTGGCATTCCTGGTATCGATGAAGCCCAATCAATTGGTAAGTTACTAAATTTAGCCTTTGAAGAGAAGGTAGAAGCTAATTTAATTCAACCTACCTTTGTAATTGATTACCCTGTAGAAATTTCGCCCTTAGCAAAACCTCACCGTTCTGTGCCTGGTTTGGTAGAACGATTTGAGTTATTTATAGTCGGGCGAGAAACTGGGAATAGCTTCTCAGAACTTACCGATCCGATCGATCAAAGAGAACGTTTTGAAGCACAAGCGGCACGGAAAGCTGCCGGTGACTTAGAAGCCCAAGGTGTAGATGAGGACTTTCTCACCGCTTTGGAATATGGTATGCCGCCTACAGGTGGTTTAGGGATTGGAATCGATCGCTTGGTGATGTTATTAACTGATTGTGCCAGTATTCGGGATGCGATCGCCTTCCCCTTACTCAAGCCAGAAAAATTAGAATCATCCCCAGATTAA
- a CDS encoding allophycocyanin subunit alpha-B, producing MTVISQVILKADDELRYPSSGELKNIKDFLQTGVQRTRIAATLGENEKKIVQEATKQLWQKRPDFISPGGNAYGERQRSLCIRDFGWYLRLITYGVLAGDKEPIEKIGLIGVREMYNSLGVPVPGMVEAIASLKTASLSLLSTEDAAEAAPYFDYIIQALS from the coding sequence ATGACTGTAATTAGCCAAGTTATTCTCAAAGCCGACGACGAACTGCGTTATCCCAGCAGTGGTGAACTTAAAAATATCAAAGACTTTTTGCAAACCGGCGTACAACGGACACGGATTGCAGCTACTTTAGGTGAAAACGAAAAGAAGATAGTTCAGGAAGCAACCAAACAACTTTGGCAGAAGCGTCCTGACTTTATCTCCCCCGGAGGTAATGCTTACGGAGAACGCCAACGTTCTCTCTGTATCCGTGACTTTGGCTGGTACTTACGCCTAATTACCTATGGCGTGCTTGCCGGTGACAAAGAGCCAATTGAAAAAATCGGTTTGATTGGTGTGCGGGAAATGTACAATTCATTGGGTGTTCCCGTGCCTGGAATGGTAGAAGCGATCGCTTCCCTCAAAACAGCTTCTCTTAGCTTACTGAGTACGGAAGACGCTGCCGAAGCAGCACCTTACTTTGATTACATCATTCAAGCTTTGTCGTAA
- the purL gene encoding phosphoribosylformylglycinamidine synthase subunit PurL, translated as MTATSKPAFSPQEIAAEGLKPEEYAEIVRRLGRHPNKAELGMFGVMWSEHCCYKNSRPLLKQFPTDGPRILVGPGENAGVVDLGDGLQLAFKIESHNHPSAVEPFQGAATGVGGILRDIFTMGARPIALLNSLRFGSLEDAKTQRLFQGVVAGISHYGNCVGVPTVGGEVYFDSAYSGNPLVNVMALGLMETAEIVKSGASGLGNPVLYVGSTTGRDGMGGASFASAELSDQSIDDRPAVQVGDPFLEKSLIEACLEAFKTGAVVAAQDMGAAGITCSTSEMAAKGGVGIELDLDKIPVRETGMVPYEYLLSESQERMLFVAHKGREQELIDIFHRWGLQAVVAGTVIAEPIVRILFQGEVAAEIPAEALAENTPLYHRELLTEPPEYARKAWEWTADCLPPATTAGIELQGHLQSWNDILLTLLDTPTIASKNWVYRQYDHQVQNNTVTLPGGADAAVIRLRPLEEIPNLKSPIQNLKSGVAATVDCNPRYVYLDPYEGAKAVVAEAARNLSCVGAEPLAVTDNLNFGSPEKPIGYWQLAEACRGLAEGCRELATPVTGGNVSLYNETFDSQGIPQPIYPTPVVGMVGLIPDITKICGQGWQTVGDVIYLLGLPLTSKLSLGASEYLATIHNTVAGKPPRVDFDLERRVQKVCREGIRNGWVRSAHDSAEGGVAIAIAESCLAGNLGAEINLEIAPTQLNRLDEVLFAEGGARILVSVASAQQEIWESYLQEHLGQNWQTLGTVGNSETGLGVFTTDNQTLIKVSIEDMSDRYSHAIARRIAVHTTTPEEVRS; from the coding sequence ATGACTGCAACCTCAAAACCAGCCTTTTCCCCCCAAGAAATCGCTGCTGAAGGTCTTAAACCAGAAGAATACGCAGAAATTGTCCGTCGGCTAGGCCGTCATCCCAACAAAGCTGAACTAGGAATGTTTGGCGTGATGTGGTCAGAGCATTGCTGTTACAAAAATTCTCGGCCTCTACTCAAACAATTTCCCACCGATGGCCCCCGCATTCTTGTGGGGCCTGGTGAAAATGCTGGTGTTGTAGACTTAGGTGATGGACTCCAACTAGCTTTTAAGATTGAATCTCACAACCATCCCTCAGCAGTAGAACCATTTCAAGGAGCTGCAACGGGTGTAGGAGGCATTCTCAGAGATATCTTTACAATGGGTGCGCGTCCCATTGCTCTATTAAACTCGCTGCGCTTTGGTTCCCTTGAAGATGCCAAAACTCAAAGGCTCTTCCAAGGCGTAGTGGCAGGAATTTCTCATTATGGTAATTGTGTGGGAGTACCCACCGTTGGCGGTGAAGTTTACTTTGACTCTGCTTACTCTGGCAATCCTCTAGTGAATGTTATGGCACTGGGGTTGATGGAAACAGCAGAAATCGTCAAATCTGGAGCATCTGGATTAGGCAACCCCGTGCTGTATGTTGGTTCTACCACTGGGCGCGATGGTATGGGAGGCGCAAGTTTTGCTAGTGCAGAATTGAGCGATCAATCCATAGATGATCGCCCTGCGGTGCAAGTGGGCGATCCTTTTTTGGAAAAGTCTTTAATTGAAGCTTGTCTGGAGGCGTTTAAGACGGGTGCAGTTGTCGCCGCCCAAGATATGGGAGCCGCAGGAATCACCTGTTCTACCTCAGAGATGGCAGCAAAAGGCGGTGTGGGAATTGAACTTGATTTAGATAAGATTCCCGTCAGAGAAACGGGAATGGTTCCTTATGAATATCTACTTTCGGAATCTCAAGAACGAATGCTGTTTGTTGCCCACAAGGGACGTGAACAGGAATTAATCGACATTTTCCACCGTTGGGGACTTCAAGCCGTTGTTGCTGGTACAGTCATCGCTGAACCAATTGTACGGATTCTTTTTCAGGGTGAAGTAGCAGCAGAAATTCCCGCTGAAGCTTTGGCGGAAAATACCCCACTGTATCACCGAGAGTTATTGACGGAACCACCAGAATATGCGCGCAAAGCTTGGGAATGGACTGCTGATTGCTTACCTCCTGCCACAACTGCTGGAATAGAACTCCAAGGACACCTGCAAAGTTGGAATGATATTCTCTTAACTTTGCTCGATACACCGACGATCGCTTCTAAAAATTGGGTATATCGTCAATATGACCATCAAGTACAAAATAATACGGTAACACTGCCAGGTGGGGCAGATGCCGCTGTTATCCGTTTGCGCCCCCTAGAAGAAATCCCCAATCTAAAATCCCCAATCCAAAATCTAAAATCAGGAGTGGCGGCCACAGTAGATTGCAATCCTCGTTATGTTTATCTTGACCCTTACGAAGGAGCTAAGGCAGTAGTGGCAGAAGCAGCCCGTAATCTTAGCTGTGTGGGTGCTGAACCGCTGGCGGTGACAGATAACCTGAATTTTGGCTCTCCAGAAAAACCCATTGGTTACTGGCAATTAGCAGAAGCTTGTCGCGGTTTGGCGGAAGGTTGCCGAGAATTGGCGACACCAGTCACAGGCGGAAATGTCTCTTTGTACAACGAAACCTTTGATTCTCAAGGCATTCCACAACCCATTTATCCCACTCCTGTTGTCGGAATGGTAGGTTTGATTCCCGATATAACCAAAATTTGTGGTCAAGGTTGGCAAACAGTCGGCGATGTGATTTATCTGCTTGGATTGCCTCTGACATCTAAACTCAGTTTGGGAGCATCTGAATACTTAGCCACTATCCACAACACTGTTGCCGGAAAACCGCCACGAGTAGATTTTGACTTGGAACGTCGTGTCCAGAAAGTTTGTCGTGAAGGAATTCGTAATGGTTGGGTACGTTCAGCCCACGATTCTGCTGAGGGAGGAGTGGCGATCGCTATAGCCGAAAGTTGTCTTGCTGGCAATCTTGGTGCCGAAATCAATTTAGAAATAGCACCAACCCAATTAAACCGCCTCGACGAAGTGCTTTTTGCCGAAGGTGGTGCCAGGATTTTAGTTTCTGTTGCATCAGCACAACAAGAAATTTGGGAATCATATTTACAGGAACATCTAGGTCAAAATTGGCAAACACTAGGTACAGTTGGCAATTCTGAAACGGGTTTGGGGGTTTTCACCACTGATAACCAAACCTTAATCAAAGTTAGTATCGAAGATATGAGCGATCGCTATTCCCATGCGATCGCCAGACGTATCGCCGTCCACACCACTACCCCTGAAGAAGTGAGGAGTTGA
- a CDS encoding EF-hand domain-containing protein, translated as MTTEQELQSLFNTLDGDRDGKISINDLFLSPGLSAIISSETNTTSPQELLVQYDSDKDGSITFEELKEAVEKANNLN; from the coding sequence ATGACAACCGAGCAAGAGCTTCAATCTCTTTTTAATACCTTAGATGGCGATCGAGACGGCAAAATCTCCATTAATGATCTTTTTTTAAGTCCTGGCTTAAGTGCAATCATCTCATCAGAAACAAATACCACTAGTCCCCAGGAGTTACTAGTACAGTATGATTCGGACAAAGACGGTAGTATTACCTTTGAAGAGTTAAAGGAAGCAGTTGAGAAAGCAAATAATTTAAACTAG
- the rlmD gene encoding 23S rRNA (uracil(1939)-C(5))-methyltransferase RlmD translates to MTKIIWQQGELIEVTIANLSDTGDGVGRADERVVFVPDTVPGDRAIVRLVHVKPKYGHGKLQKLLSPSPHRIRPSCIVADKCGGCQWQHISYDYQLVAKQNQVIQALERIGGFIQPPVDPVLAAPSAFGYRNKSTYPLGTSATGQVQAGYYQKGSHQLINLNQCPVQDARLNPLLAEVKQDIQQQGWQIYDEQRHQGKIRHLGLRIGRHTGEMLLTLVVKDWNLSGIETQAQEWLKRYPQLVGVSLNRNGDRTNAIFGSETRCIAGVPHLHENFAGLEFQVRPDTFFQVYTETAEALLQVIQSELNLQGHELLVDAYCGIGTLTLPLAKKVRVATGLEVQAAAVEQAILNAHRNGIDNVTFQVGAVEKLLPKMGTIPEVVILDPPRKGCDRAVIDTLRQLKPSRIVYVSCKVATLARDLKLLCQDGQYTITRVQPADFFPQTAHVEAAAFLVLSHLNKDGNSFTKTEI, encoded by the coding sequence ATGACTAAAATAATTTGGCAACAGGGTGAATTAATTGAAGTGACGATCGCTAATCTGAGTGATACAGGCGATGGTGTGGGACGCGCTGATGAGCGTGTAGTGTTTGTCCCAGATACCGTGCCAGGCGATCGCGCTATCGTCCGTCTAGTACATGTTAAACCTAAATACGGCCATGGTAAGCTCCAAAAGCTATTGTCACCATCACCCCACCGGATTCGACCCAGTTGTATTGTGGCGGACAAGTGCGGTGGTTGCCAGTGGCAGCATATTAGTTATGATTACCAGCTAGTAGCCAAGCAAAATCAAGTTATCCAAGCTTTGGAGCGCATTGGCGGCTTTATCCAACCACCAGTAGATCCGGTACTCGCCGCCCCTTCTGCTTTCGGCTACCGTAACAAATCTACATATCCTTTAGGCACATCGGCAACAGGACAGGTACAGGCTGGTTACTATCAAAAAGGTAGTCACCAATTAATTAACTTAAATCAATGTCCAGTCCAAGATGCGCGATTAAATCCTTTACTTGCCGAAGTTAAACAGGATATTCAACAGCAAGGCTGGCAAATTTATGACGAACAACGTCACCAAGGAAAAATTCGCCATCTCGGTTTACGCATTGGCCGACACACTGGAGAAATGTTGCTGACTTTGGTAGTAAAGGACTGGAATTTATCAGGAATTGAAACCCAAGCCCAGGAATGGTTAAAGCGCTATCCGCAGTTAGTGGGAGTATCGCTCAATCGCAATGGCGATCGCACAAATGCTATCTTTGGATCAGAAACCCGTTGTATTGCTGGAGTCCCCCACCTGCATGAAAATTTTGCTGGACTGGAATTTCAAGTACGCCCAGATACATTTTTCCAAGTGTATACAGAAACAGCAGAGGCACTATTGCAGGTAATTCAATCAGAACTCAATCTTCAAGGGCATGAGTTGCTAGTTGATGCCTACTGTGGTATTGGGACTTTAACTTTACCCCTCGCCAAAAAAGTACGTGTTGCTACAGGATTAGAAGTGCAAGCAGCAGCAGTAGAACAAGCTATTTTGAACGCCCACCGCAACGGAATTGATAATGTGACATTCCAAGTAGGCGCTGTAGAGAAATTGCTTCCCAAAATGGGCACAATACCAGAAGTAGTAATACTCGATCCGCCACGTAAGGGGTGCGATCGCGCAGTCATCGACACTTTACGGCAATTGAAACCATCTCGGATCGTTTACGTCAGCTGTAAAGTAGCTACCCTCGCCCGTGACCTGAAATTGCTTTGTCAAGATGGGCAATATACCATCACACGGGTACAACCTGCTGATTTTTTCCCTCAAACTGCTCATGTTGAAGCTGCTGCCTTTCTTGTGCTGTCACATTTGAACAAGGATGGTAATTCCTTTACAAAAACTGAAATTTGA
- a CDS encoding DUF6439 family protein yields MSQSTQLPKTSQLNELSTLELAQALMERLSISPEDWHRLKSNRNSRANEQVAAAIVYLLKNQPEEAQARLQQAVGWLDRSISAPPCPTHGK; encoded by the coding sequence ATGTCTCAATCTACTCAGCTGCCGAAAACCAGTCAACTGAATGAACTTAGTACTCTGGAACTAGCTCAAGCCCTCATGGAAAGACTGAGCATTTCCCCTGAAGATTGGCATCGCCTCAAGTCTAACCGCAATTCCCGCGCTAATGAACAAGTGGCAGCAGCAATTGTATATCTTTTAAAGAATCAGCCAGAAGAAGCTCAAGCTAGATTACAACAAGCAGTTGGTTGGTTAGATCGCTCTATTTCTGCGCCTCCCTGTCCAACTCACGGTAAATAG
- a CDS encoding anti-sigma regulatory factor, whose amino-acid sequence MITISLRPVGRYWGTISFASTLYLCPILDLLLAEIPAKLQAELRLGLQEALVNAAKHGNNLDPSKTVVVRFSVIDNQYWWIISDQGSGFTPSSTTNEEPTDYLPPDESENGRGLCLLHQIFDQVQWNRKGTELRLCKQMENRRGLSLRR is encoded by the coding sequence GTGATTACTATTTCACTCCGTCCAGTTGGACGTTATTGGGGCACTATTAGTTTTGCCTCAACCCTCTACCTTTGTCCTATATTAGATTTATTGTTGGCAGAAATTCCAGCAAAATTACAAGCAGAACTGCGGCTAGGACTTCAAGAAGCCCTAGTAAATGCAGCTAAACATGGCAATAATCTCGATCCAAGTAAAACAGTTGTAGTTCGTTTTTCCGTAATAGATAATCAATATTGGTGGATAATCTCAGACCAGGGTAGTGGTTTTACTCCTTCATCTACTACTAATGAAGAACCAACAGACTATCTTCCACCAGATGAGTCAGAAAATGGTCGTGGTTTATGTCTTCTGCATCAAATTTTTGATCAGGTGCAGTGGAACCGCAAAGGCACAGAATTGAGGCTTTGTAAACAAATGGAAAATCGCCGGGGACTATCTCTGCGGCGGTAA
- the purF gene encoding amidophosphoribosyltransferase: MISIHSVTSDEYPDPTNNPINSHENQPDKPEEACGVFGIYAPGENVAKLTYFGLYALQHRGQESAGIATFEGTQVHLHKDMGLVSQVFNESILDQLLGSLAVGHTRYSTTGSSRRVNAQPAVLETRLGSLALAHNGNLVNTVQLRQELLENKCNLVTTTDSEMIAFAIAEAINAGADWLEGAIQAFNRCQGAFSLVIGTPIGVMGVRDPNGIRPLVIGTLAGNPVRYVLASETCGLDIIGAEYLRDVEPGELVWITEEGLASYHWSQKSERKLCIFEMIYFARPDSVMHNESLYSYRMRLGHQLAKESFVDADIVFGVPDSGIPAAIGFSQASGVAYGEGLIKNRYVGRTFIQPTQTMRESGLRMKLNPLKDVLAGKRVIIVDDSIVRGTTSRKLVKTLRDAGAIEVHMRISSPPVTHPCFYGIDTDSQDQLIAATKSVAEIAKQLEVDSLAYLSWEGMLDATREDTNSFCSACFTGNYPVAIPDQVKRSKLILEKVVV, from the coding sequence ATGATTTCTATTCATTCTGTCACTTCGGATGAATACCCCGACCCAACCAACAACCCAATCAATAGTCATGAAAATCAGCCTGACAAGCCCGAAGAAGCTTGTGGTGTTTTTGGCATCTACGCCCCAGGAGAAAACGTTGCTAAACTGACCTACTTTGGATTGTATGCCCTCCAGCATCGGGGTCAAGAATCAGCTGGTATTGCTACCTTTGAGGGTACACAAGTACATCTCCACAAGGATATGGGCTTGGTGTCTCAAGTTTTCAATGAATCCATCTTGGATCAATTGCTCGGTAGCCTTGCTGTTGGTCACACTCGTTATTCGACTACAGGTTCTAGTCGCAGAGTCAATGCTCAACCAGCAGTGCTAGAAACCCGTTTAGGTTCATTAGCTCTTGCACATAACGGTAATTTAGTCAATACTGTGCAACTACGTCAAGAGTTGCTTGAGAATAAATGTAACTTAGTCACCACAACAGACTCAGAAATGATCGCTTTTGCGATCGCTGAAGCCATTAATGCGGGCGCAGATTGGCTAGAAGGTGCTATTCAGGCATTTAATCGTTGCCAGGGAGCCTTTAGTTTAGTTATTGGCACTCCTATTGGCGTTATGGGTGTCCGCGATCCTAATGGCATTCGCCCTCTGGTAATCGGGACTTTGGCTGGTAATCCAGTTCGTTACGTTTTGGCTTCTGAGACTTGTGGTTTAGACATTATTGGAGCCGAATACCTGCGAGATGTAGAACCAGGTGAATTAGTTTGGATTACTGAAGAAGGTTTAGCTTCTTATCATTGGAGTCAAAAATCTGAGCGGAAATTGTGTATTTTTGAAATGATTTACTTTGCCCGCCCTGATAGCGTCATGCACAACGAGAGTTTGTACAGCTATCGAATGCGATTAGGACACCAGCTAGCTAAAGAATCTTTTGTAGATGCCGATATCGTCTTTGGTGTTCCTGATTCTGGTATACCTGCTGCTATTGGATTTTCCCAAGCGTCTGGTGTCGCTTACGGCGAAGGACTGATTAAAAATCGCTACGTTGGGCGAACCTTTATTCAGCCAACCCAAACCATGCGGGAATCGGGTTTGCGGATGAAACTCAACCCCCTCAAAGATGTGCTAGCAGGTAAACGAGTAATCATCGTAGATGACTCGATTGTGCGGGGTACTACCAGCCGTAAACTAGTCAAAACTTTACGTGATGCAGGTGCAATAGAGGTACACATGCGAATTTCTTCTCCGCCTGTAACTCATCCCTGTTTCTATGGCATTGATACCGATTCTCAGGATCAGCTAATTGCTGCTACCAAATCAGTAGCGGAAATTGCCAAGCAACTGGAAGTAGACAGCCTCGCCTATCTGAGTTGGGAAGGAATGTTAGATGCAACACGAGAAGACACTAATAGTTTCTGTTCTGCCTGCTTCACTGGAAATTACCCCGTGGCGATTCCCGATCAAGTGAAGCGTTCTAAGCTGATCTTAGAAAAAGTAGTGGTGTAG
- a CDS encoding DUF1877 family protein, which yields MGIVAELKQISPLMLDKFQRDSSLLDIFFSVKYLPESYFWEEAIYVPGNSRLSIQKHSEDKFKKFKWADNQQREDTKAEFLKEWQISELSLGKSWHELHFLLTGYTHTDKLPFLVSGNSLNNLPQIPLNNWSFFKLAHKILNNQRHVEQYTIPTLDIDNLPLVNAILGGTEIGNKEGYGKHRYLTPDEVRQVAKALSELSENGFITRYKQEEIKQERVSIIDWSEPETVDYLTEYYKEIVAYYIEATNLGNAMLLYLT from the coding sequence ATGGGTATTGTAGCTGAACTTAAGCAAATATCACCTTTAATGTTAGATAAATTTCAAAGAGATTCATCTCTATTGGATATATTTTTTAGTGTTAAGTATTTGCCTGAGTCTTACTTTTGGGAAGAAGCTATTTATGTACCAGGCAACTCAAGGCTGAGTATACAGAAACATTCAGAGGATAAATTTAAAAAATTTAAGTGGGCAGATAACCAACAAAGAGAAGACACAAAAGCAGAGTTTTTGAAGGAGTGGCAAATTTCAGAATTATCTTTAGGAAAATCGTGGCATGAACTCCATTTTTTACTTACTGGATACACACATACAGATAAATTACCTTTTTTAGTAAGTGGAAATTCTCTAAATAATTTACCCCAAATTCCATTGAATAATTGGAGTTTTTTTAAACTAGCTCATAAAATTCTAAATAATCAACGGCATGTAGAACAGTACACGATTCCTACCTTAGATATAGATAATTTGCCCTTAGTAAATGCCATTTTGGGTGGCACAGAAATAGGAAATAAAGAAGGTTATGGCAAACACCGATATTTAACACCTGATGAAGTTAGGCAAGTAGCTAAAGCTTTATCGGAACTTTCAGAAAATGGCTTTATCACAAGATATAAGCAAGAAGAAATTAAACAAGAACGGGTGAGTATCATAGATTGGTCAGAGCCGGAGACAGTAGACTACTTAACAGAATACTACAAAGAAATAGTTGCTTACTACATAGAAGCAACTAATTTGGGAAATGCTATGTTACTTTACTTAACTTAG